The Lacipirellula parvula genome window below encodes:
- a CDS encoding PQQ-dependent sugar dehydrogenase codes for MRKTLSLSLAILIGAWHASTHGAESSSSTADEQARRDYAEYALTHQGNVARGKLVFERSAGPNCAKCHTVDGNRRFAGPDLSSIGDKFELPELIDSILNPSATIAIGYGNTIVQTDAGTTHAGVMQRVTADWLELLDENSRPVRIPAAEVVATQESDVSLMPAGLEKSMTRDEFVDLLAYLQSLRQELGASASPSTPNEIPPCAEPVQFVPLFDASLRFDHPVWIGRIPGDGRRYVVLEHAGMSWIVEKTPAGDRRTPLLDLSGVVRRGGATGLLGFAFHPKFTENHRYFLKYHVVEAGQISTIVEERSFAPDFKGDSGQPPRQLLKIPSVTQDHNGGSIVFGPDGYLYIGTGDTGPQRDPRGHGQDLGSLLGKMLRIDVDQTEADKAYAIPPDNPFVGVDGIRPEIWAYGFREPWRYSFDRQTNDLWVGDVGQDRFEEVTLARVGENHGWNVFEGATPFSEEYRREHERYVSPVLSYPRRLGVSVTGGYVYRGARTPALIGQYVFGDFESRRLWALLPEGRNTKEIVEIGRSPTRIVSFAEDADGELLMVGFDDGVVYRLDFEQIDLSPLETHTIAATAEQSPVLWRYTLESPSENWTADSFDDSSWSLAPGGFGTTGTPGAIVRTDWHARDIWLRRSFDLPTAPSATATFDDREFALRIHHDEDVEIYLNGVEIARLPRWTSGYAEIPLSATAASALKPGKNVLSIHCRQNSGGQYIDAGIVEYVRPR; via the coding sequence ATGCGGAAGACCCTCTCCCTTTCGCTTGCCATTCTGATCGGTGCGTGGCATGCGTCGACGCATGGCGCGGAGTCCTCCTCCTCGACCGCTGACGAGCAAGCACGCCGAGACTACGCCGAATATGCGCTGACTCATCAGGGCAACGTCGCGCGCGGCAAGCTCGTCTTCGAGCGATCAGCCGGTCCCAACTGCGCGAAGTGCCACACCGTCGACGGTAACCGTCGCTTCGCCGGTCCCGACCTGAGTAGTATCGGCGATAAGTTTGAACTCCCTGAACTGATCGACTCGATCCTCAATCCCTCGGCAACGATCGCGATCGGCTACGGCAACACGATCGTTCAAACGGATGCGGGCACAACGCACGCCGGGGTCATGCAACGAGTCACGGCCGATTGGCTCGAACTGCTCGACGAAAACAGCCGCCCCGTCCGCATCCCCGCGGCCGAGGTCGTCGCGACCCAGGAGAGCGACGTTTCGCTGATGCCCGCCGGGCTTGAGAAGTCGATGACTCGCGATGAGTTCGTCGACCTCCTCGCCTACCTGCAATCGCTTCGGCAAGAACTCGGCGCTTCAGCCTCGCCGTCAACGCCCAACGAAATACCTCCATGCGCGGAGCCAGTGCAATTCGTGCCGCTATTCGACGCGAGCCTTCGCTTCGATCATCCTGTTTGGATCGGCCGCATCCCCGGCGACGGTCGTCGCTACGTCGTGCTCGAACATGCCGGCATGAGTTGGATCGTCGAGAAGACGCCGGCCGGCGATCGACGCACGCCGCTGCTTGATCTCAGCGGCGTCGTTCGCCGCGGCGGAGCGACGGGCCTGCTCGGCTTCGCCTTTCATCCTAAGTTTACCGAGAATCATCGGTACTTCTTAAAGTACCATGTCGTCGAGGCAGGACAGATTTCCACGATCGTTGAAGAGCGATCGTTCGCCCCCGATTTTAAGGGCGATTCAGGCCAGCCTCCCCGCCAGTTGCTGAAGATTCCTAGCGTGACGCAAGATCACAATGGCGGCAGCATCGTCTTTGGCCCTGACGGTTACTTATACATCGGCACGGGTGACACCGGCCCGCAGCGCGATCCACGCGGCCATGGCCAAGACCTGGGCTCACTTCTCGGCAAGATGCTGCGCATCGACGTCGATCAAACTGAAGCCGACAAGGCGTACGCCATCCCTCCGGACAATCCATTCGTCGGCGTCGACGGCATCCGGCCGGAAATTTGGGCCTACGGCTTTCGCGAACCATGGCGTTACAGCTTCGATCGCCAAACGAACGATCTCTGGGTGGGCGACGTTGGCCAAGATCGTTTCGAAGAAGTGACGCTGGCCCGCGTCGGCGAGAACCATGGTTGGAACGTCTTCGAAGGAGCGACGCCCTTCTCCGAGGAATACCGTCGCGAGCACGAACGCTACGTCTCGCCCGTTCTCAGCTACCCGCGCCGCCTCGGCGTTTCAGTCACGGGCGGTTACGTCTACCGCGGCGCGCGGACTCCGGCGCTGATCGGCCAATACGTCTTCGGCGACTTCGAATCTCGACGACTCTGGGCGTTGCTTCCTGAAGGACGCAATACAAAGGAGATCGTCGAAATAGGTCGGTCGCCGACGCGGATCGTTTCGTTTGCCGAAGACGCCGATGGCGAACTGCTCATGGTCGGCTTCGACGACGGCGTCGTCTATCGGCTTGATTTCGAACAAATCGACCTGAGCCCGCTGGAAACACACACCATTGCTGCAACCGCCGAGCAGAGCCCGGTCCTGTGGCGATACACGCTTGAATCGCCCTCAGAAAACTGGACCGCCGATTCGTTCGACGACTCGAGTTGGTCGCTGGCGCCAGGCGGCTTCGGCACGACGGGCACGCCGGGAGCAATCGTGCGAACAGACTGGCACGCTCGCGACATTTGGCTGCGTCGTTCTTTCGACCTCCCAACCGCGCCGTCTGCGACCGCGACGTTTGACGACAGGGAATTCGCCCTGCGGATCCATCATGACGAAGACGTCGAGATCTACCTTAACGGCGTCGAGATCGCTCGCCTGCCGCGTTGGACGAGCGGATATGCCGAAATCCCTCTCAGCGCGACCGCAGCGTCGGCGCTGAAGCCGGGGAAAAACGTTCTTTCGATTCACTGCCGGCAGAATAGCGGCGGCCAGTATATCGACGCGGGCATCGTCGAATACGTCCGACCGCGCTGA
- a CDS encoding LysE family translocator: MPEASTLLSYLFVMSITPGPNNLMLTASGVNFGVRRSVPHMLGICFGNAIQVLLAAALLATISAWIGELRWVMAMVGCSYLLWLAYKIGQAGAPERRDLAQPLNFWSAALFQAVNPKAWVMVINTAILFMPRDGRLAAAVGIAAVSATVALPCIAVWAWGGERLRQLLQRPAALHAFNLTMAALLAATAIWLLVDEYHIRFSAS, translated from the coding sequence ATGCCCGAAGCCTCGACGCTGCTGAGCTATCTCTTCGTGATGTCGATCACGCCGGGCCCAAACAACCTGATGCTCACCGCGTCGGGCGTCAACTTCGGCGTCCGCCGTTCGGTTCCGCACATGCTCGGCATCTGCTTCGGCAACGCCATTCAGGTATTGCTGGCCGCGGCGCTCCTCGCCACAATCTCCGCCTGGATTGGCGAGTTGCGTTGGGTCATGGCGATGGTCGGCTGCAGTTATCTGCTTTGGCTCGCCTACAAGATCGGCCAAGCCGGCGCTCCCGAGCGTCGCGACTTGGCCCAACCGCTCAATTTCTGGAGCGCTGCGCTCTTTCAGGCCGTGAACCCCAAGGCGTGGGTGATGGTGATCAACACGGCGATCTTGTTCATGCCGCGCGACGGCCGCTTGGCCGCTGCCGTGGGCATCGCCGCCGTCAGCGCTACGGTCGCTCTACCGTGCATTGCCGTGTGGGCTTGGGGCGGCGAGCGACTTCGCCAATTGCTGCAACGCCCCGCGGCGCTACATGCGTTCAACCTCACGATGGCCGCGCTACTCGCCGCCACCGCCATCTGGTTGCTCGTCGACGAGTATCACATCCGCTTCAGCGCGAGCTAA
- a CDS encoding PEP-CTERM sorting domain-containing protein has product MTRSVCFRSTLLAFAAISFLAVPAAAALVSPSKANGTFIAGSGIPADNFTSVTANTGDTVALKGRLRDTGQPLSQSGNVYYVPTGLAADNVNPAWSFDYQFTPEDGAADPNFFSLTDYWLTLEVDFDPTPGSASFKTVAGPVSGLAPNFYANPGSGAWSNDVTPWVVSDSANLGFASWFLALPIGPTGYDPEVVGEYEIRLTVSELTFFGIIPVRGADIAATNIFVQTVPEPATAAMAGVAVIGLLAARRRRA; this is encoded by the coding sequence ATGACTCGCTCCGTTTGCTTTCGCTCCACCTTGCTCGCCTTCGCGGCGATTTCCTTTCTGGCCGTTCCCGCCGCTGCCGCGCTCGTCTCGCCCAGCAAAGCCAACGGCACGTTTATCGCAGGCTCGGGCATTCCGGCCGACAACTTCACCTCGGTGACGGCCAACACCGGCGACACGGTCGCCCTCAAAGGTCGCCTTCGCGACACCGGACAACCCCTCTCGCAAAGCGGCAACGTCTACTACGTGCCGACGGGGCTGGCTGCCGACAACGTGAACCCCGCCTGGTCGTTCGATTATCAGTTCACGCCGGAAGATGGCGCCGCTGATCCGAACTTCTTCTCGCTGACCGACTACTGGCTCACGTTGGAGGTGGACTTCGATCCGACCCCCGGCTCGGCGAGCTTCAAGACCGTCGCGGGGCCAGTCTCGGGTTTGGCCCCGAACTTCTACGCGAACCCTGGTTCGGGCGCTTGGTCGAACGACGTGACGCCGTGGGTGGTGAGCGATTCGGCGAACCTTGGCTTTGCATCGTGGTTTTTGGCGCTGCCGATCGGGCCGACTGGCTACGATCCCGAAGTGGTCGGCGAGTACGAGATTCGTCTCACGGTGTCGGAGCTGACTTTCTTCGGGATCATTCCTGTGCGTGGGGCCGACATCGCCGCGACGAACATCTTCGTGCAGACGGTGCCGGAACCGGCGACCGCGGCGATGGCCGGCGTCGCCGTGATCGGGCTGCTCGCTGCTCGCCGTCGCCGTGCATGA
- a CDS encoding PEP-CTERM sorting domain-containing protein, with protein sequence MTITRFSRLAALLVAIGMAPALASAAPFMNIDFEGDAAGSAPSVSAPGNPMTKPSAIGGYTATTSDSPPTAASGTIVVGSAPGMAQGAIMTTNPANAELGALWIDNNGFGAVGQKVRMSFDVNILAAPTVALTQPKLLAGGGSAGIILGMNAFTNSGSQQSFRFAAAPTSETGGVFAFRSADNTTLVDFFNYVEGTTYNVAIEADYTTGKVKAFVDGIEKISNHTFLLANEPSATTGEYFFHLNGEAGYANSVAIDNIQSSVVPEPASLGLAGAAALSLFVVRRRQRGNA encoded by the coding sequence ATGACCATTACTCGCTTCTCACGCCTCGCCGCTCTGCTCGTCGCCATCGGCATGGCCCCCGCGCTGGCCTCGGCCGCGCCATTCATGAACATCGACTTCGAAGGCGACGCGGCCGGATCGGCCCCGAGCGTGAGCGCGCCAGGCAATCCGATGACGAAGCCCTCGGCGATCGGCGGCTACACCGCGACGACCTCCGACAGCCCGCCAACGGCTGCTAGCGGCACGATCGTGGTCGGCAGCGCTCCGGGCATGGCCCAAGGGGCGATCATGACCACCAATCCCGCGAACGCTGAGCTTGGCGCGCTGTGGATCGACAACAACGGCTTCGGCGCCGTCGGTCAAAAGGTTCGGATGTCGTTCGACGTCAACATCCTCGCGGCCCCGACGGTGGCGCTCACGCAGCCGAAGCTGTTGGCTGGCGGCGGGTCGGCTGGCATCATTCTCGGCATGAACGCCTTCACGAACAGCGGTTCGCAACAATCGTTCCGCTTTGCCGCCGCGCCGACCAGCGAAACGGGCGGCGTGTTCGCCTTCCGCTCGGCCGACAACACCACGCTCGTCGACTTCTTCAACTACGTCGAAGGGACGACGTACAACGTGGCGATCGAAGCCGATTACACGACGGGCAAAGTGAAGGCCTTCGTCGACGGCATTGAAAAGATCTCGAACCACACCTTCTTGCTCGCCAACGAACCGAGCGCTACCACCGGCGAGTACTTCTTCCACCTGAACGGTGAAGCTGGTTATGCGAACTCGGTTGCCATCGACAACATTCAGTCGTCGGTGGTCCCCGAACCGGCAAGCCTTGGCTTGGCCGGCGCCGCTGCCCTCAGCTTATTCGTGGTGCGACGTCGTCAACGCGGCAACGCGTAG
- a CDS encoding PEP-CTERM sorting domain-containing protein yields MSVSKIRFACLTVAAALAVCGASAQAAFTGFQIRNNPTINPIGANTEFVIQSAGQKAAYGSNDISGAKIGQITNLGITRFDDTTRFTAGSGPAVGPYLNIWVTDGTNFAVLANEPSNPDFQPLFIDNGNGTKSYSLDFADLADKRVQVYETSNGGFNSTNTWVHNLVGINGPLTFGDLANLTIGAPSPSYIAGGNGIGTGAPRQDVTNIAYGVNWVFGDTLTNYVSGMQGYVVGDAVAQAVPEPTTVALAGLAGLGLLSAARRRRNA; encoded by the coding sequence GTGTCCGTTTCTAAGATTCGTTTCGCTTGTCTGACCGTCGCCGCCGCTCTCGCAGTCTGTGGCGCCTCCGCTCAAGCCGCCTTCACGGGCTTCCAGATTCGCAACAACCCGACGATCAACCCGATTGGCGCCAACACGGAATTCGTCATCCAATCGGCCGGTCAGAAGGCTGCTTACGGTAGCAACGACATCAGCGGCGCCAAGATCGGCCAGATCACCAACCTGGGCATCACGCGGTTCGACGACACCACTCGCTTCACCGCCGGCTCGGGCCCGGCCGTCGGCCCGTACCTCAACATCTGGGTGACCGACGGCACGAACTTCGCCGTGCTCGCCAACGAACCGTCGAACCCCGACTTCCAACCGCTGTTCATCGACAACGGCAACGGCACCAAGTCATACAGCCTCGACTTCGCCGACCTGGCCGACAAGCGCGTCCAAGTCTACGAAACCTCGAACGGCGGTTTCAATTCGACGAACACGTGGGTCCACAACTTGGTCGGCATCAACGGCCCGCTGACCTTCGGCGACCTGGCAAACCTGACGATCGGCGCCCCGAGCCCGTCGTACATCGCCGGCGGTAACGGCATCGGCACCGGCGCCCCGCGTCAAGACGTCACGAACATCGCCTACGGCGTGAACTGGGTCTTCGGCGACACGCTGACGAACTATGTCAGCGGGATGCAAGGCTACGTCGTCGGCGACGCCGTCGCCCAAGCCGTGCCGGAACCGACCACGGTCGCTCTCGCTGGGCTGGCTGGCCTGGGCTTGCTCTCGGCTGCTCGCCGTCGTCGCAACGCCTAG
- a CDS encoding PEP-CTERM sorting domain-containing protein — protein sequence MSITRFGFKAILLGTACAFSANVGLAAVVTQILPATPTPAVGSWYESGVQGGATIGIVDLTGAGGNLESAQPLPTGAGKITTPNDNSARAEAYTYADFGDAASFLGNVQLAYNYYKTANPLNASAAPALKLIVNSTSGTGDNYGTLIYEPYWNGPTPTADAWQAVSISPTDGGGNDANGGWWWSGGFEIGSGAGGPPLRSLTEWVAAFQTSDPTDFATARVVALGIGEGTYNPGEVSYFDGISYTALGGGQTWNFQAVPEPASIGMAALAGVAGLALRRRARKA from the coding sequence ATGTCCATCACGCGATTTGGTTTCAAGGCAATTCTTCTCGGCACTGCTTGTGCCTTCTCGGCGAACGTCGGCTTGGCCGCGGTCGTCACTCAGATTCTTCCGGCGACGCCGACCCCGGCCGTTGGTTCGTGGTATGAGAGCGGCGTGCAGGGCGGCGCCACGATCGGCATCGTCGATCTGACCGGTGCGGGCGGCAACCTGGAATCGGCTCAGCCGCTGCCGACCGGCGCCGGCAAGATCACCACCCCGAACGACAACAGCGCTCGTGCCGAAGCTTACACCTACGCTGACTTCGGCGATGCGGCCTCGTTCCTCGGCAACGTTCAGTTGGCTTACAATTACTACAAGACCGCCAATCCGCTGAACGCTTCGGCTGCTCCCGCTCTGAAGCTGATCGTCAACTCGACCTCGGGCACCGGCGACAACTACGGCACGCTGATCTACGAGCCCTACTGGAACGGTCCGACCCCGACGGCCGATGCGTGGCAAGCAGTCTCGATCTCGCCGACTGATGGCGGCGGCAACGATGCCAACGGCGGTTGGTGGTGGTCGGGCGGCTTCGAAATCGGCAGCGGCGCCGGCGGTCCTCCGCTTCGCTCGCTCACCGAATGGGTCGCTGCCTTCCAAACGAGCGATCCGACCGATTTCGCCACGGCTCGCGTCGTCGCTCTCGGCATCGGCGAAGGAACCTACAACCCGGGTGAAGTGAGCTACTTCGACGGCATCTCCTACACCGCCCTCGGCGGCGGCCAGACCTGGAACTTCCAAGCTGTGCCGGAACCGGCCAGCATCGGCATGGCCGCCCTCGCCGGCGTGGCTGGCCTCGCTCTGCGTCGCCGGGCTCGCAAGGCCTAA
- a CDS encoding PEP-CTERM sorting domain-containing protein, with amino-acid sequence MSVSKFWAALGACGVAATMLVGSANAAPVSVDGTLGAEWAGATVKSVLYNPSALLGNFGTPTNENATTAYDIYTRGDNDYFYVGITTTGNTYTGGLDFANLYFSTTLTGSNIGFEVVNQNAFVPGIPGSIAYTPGSADIHYSVTPGGPSTPGVLEFAAPWEVFTSNSLGLSPAPAVPTTAVQLRLSQSFGYSVAGGASYGSDRLGQVAVVPEPATIGLAAVGVMGALAATRKRRAS; translated from the coding sequence ATGTCTGTTTCCAAGTTCTGGGCCGCTCTGGGCGCCTGCGGCGTCGCGGCCACGATGCTTGTCGGGAGCGCCAATGCCGCTCCGGTGAGCGTCGACGGCACCCTCGGCGCCGAATGGGCCGGGGCAACTGTGAAGAGCGTTCTGTACAATCCGTCGGCTCTGCTCGGCAACTTCGGTACGCCGACCAACGAGAACGCCACCACCGCGTACGATATCTACACCCGCGGCGACAACGACTACTTTTACGTCGGCATCACGACGACCGGCAACACCTACACCGGCGGCCTCGACTTTGCCAACCTCTACTTCAGCACCACGCTGACCGGTTCGAACATCGGCTTTGAAGTCGTGAACCAGAATGCTTTCGTTCCGGGCATTCCCGGCAGCATCGCTTACACGCCCGGCTCGGCCGACATTCACTACTCGGTCACCCCCGGCGGCCCTTCGACTCCCGGCGTGCTTGAATTCGCCGCTCCTTGGGAAGTCTTCACGTCGAACTCGCTTGGCCTGTCGCCGGCCCCGGCCGTTCCGACGACCGCCGTGCAACTGCGGTTGAGCCAATCGTTTGGCTACAGCGTCGCCGGCGGAGCGAGCTACGGCAGCGACCGCTTGGGCCAAGTGGCCGTGGTGCCGGAGCCGGCAACGATCGGCCTCGCCGCGGTTGGCGTCATGGGAGCCCTCGCCGCCACTCGCAAGCGTCGGGCGAGCTAG
- a CDS encoding sigma-54 interaction domain-containing protein, with translation MNGTSSGSATLRAPAARRSFARPVALVGRSAAMNAIKSVASTVASRQCTVMILGETGAGKEMVARYIHAQSDRCAAPLIPVDCSALSDTLFESQMFGHVQGAFTGAVRESLGFVRAADGGTLFLDEVGELSLPLQAKLLRVIQERCVTPVGDTRPHQVDVRIVAATHRDLAAMVREGTFRQDLYFRLNVVVTTLPPLRERAEDIVPLANHFLQKQAELYDEPMRQLSAAAAGALQRHHWPGNVRELANAMESAHVLAQGECIELSDLPVRLQSPQPASAETPELCLTELERRTIAEALRRTDFCKAKASRMLGINIQRLNRRIERLNISTRG, from the coding sequence ATGAACGGGACCTCCTCGGGTAGCGCCACGTTGCGCGCACCCGCGGCTCGACGATCCTTCGCGCGCCCTGTGGCGCTCGTGGGTCGGTCGGCCGCCATGAATGCCATCAAATCTGTCGCCTCGACCGTCGCCTCGCGTCAGTGCACGGTCATGATTCTCGGCGAAACGGGCGCCGGCAAAGAAATGGTCGCCCGGTACATTCATGCCCAATCGGACCGGTGCGCTGCGCCGCTGATTCCGGTCGATTGCTCGGCCCTTTCGGACACGCTGTTCGAAAGCCAGATGTTCGGCCACGTCCAAGGGGCGTTTACGGGCGCCGTACGGGAATCGCTCGGTTTCGTCCGCGCCGCGGATGGCGGCACGCTGTTTCTGGATGAAGTTGGCGAGCTCTCGCTGCCGTTGCAAGCGAAGCTGTTGCGGGTGATCCAGGAACGCTGCGTCACGCCGGTAGGCGATACGCGACCGCACCAAGTCGACGTGCGGATTGTTGCGGCGACGCATCGCGATCTTGCCGCGATGGTGCGCGAAGGGACGTTTCGGCAAGACTTGTACTTCCGACTGAACGTCGTCGTGACGACGTTGCCGCCGTTGCGGGAACGGGCGGAAGATATCGTACCGCTGGCGAATCACTTCCTGCAGAAGCAAGCGGAGCTGTATGACGAGCCGATGCGTCAGCTCTCTGCGGCTGCCGCGGGGGCGCTGCAGCGGCATCACTGGCCAGGCAACGTCCGCGAATTGGCCAACGCGATGGAATCGGCCCATGTGCTTGCTCAGGGCGAGTGCATTGAACTGAGCGATCTGCCCGTGCGGCTGCAGTCGCCGCAGCCGGCGTCGGCGGAAACGCCCGAGTTGTGCCTCACGGAACTGGAGCGGCGGACAATTGCCGAGGCGCTCCGGCGGACAGACTTCTGCAAAGCGAAGGCGAGCCGGATGTTGGGGATTAACATTCAGCGGCTTAACCGGCGGATTGAGCGGTTGAATATTTCGACGCGCGGTTAA
- a CDS encoding efflux RND transporter permease subunit, with the protein MTGFSHRRWIKRMIRHRYWLLGFAAVLGIAAAITGRGLRLDRSIESMFAPDDPLLVPYHRLQRTFGEYEVVLAMYADEKLATPEGIERVKNVQEQLNKVPGVAATVSLHDVPGGTTFEASELGDRYREVFSGYTHNEELTAAGVICLVERPGPEKPSRRVTLRGMRDVVAELPRGALVGEPVLIEEAFDLLEQDGRRLNTWCTLLVMLTILACFRSPIWLLLPLGVVQLTLALTDAVLVLSGLELSMVSSMLGAIVTVVGVASVVHVLVHYLDERRDGHGRRRALFNTIDQLAAPVSIAIFTDAAGFAALMVSKVGPVHDFGLMMAIGSLLVLPSCILLTPGLVWLSDYQQKPQTPSDELALGRWLNVLLNWSSTHIRWLAAGAVVLVAVSMWGSNRLVHETDFTKNFRADSEINRAYGFVESEFGGAGVWDLMIPVPQENGARTTKPPRIDANLYVQVLNLEGELQSQTPELSKAISLSDTLAAGVGGASGLASTGDFALRMGLGAARARMPQFVDALFQDDPQDGRWWLHVLLRAPEQLSADEKASMIEQVRTITQDEFPDAEVTGYYVLMTRLIESVLADQWKAFIVATIVVLAMMIVAIRDIRLTAVTMFPNIFPSLILFGVMGILGLKVNMGAAMIAAVSIGMSVDSSIHYTMFYQRLRREGLSCNAALAKSQSSVGRAAVYSTLALTVGFATLGVSDFVPTIYFGVLVSLSMIGGLIGNLLILPVLIRLVDGDQAAAEGVGA; encoded by the coding sequence ATGACCGGTTTCTCCCATCGCCGCTGGATCAAACGGATGATCCGTCACCGGTACTGGCTGCTGGGATTTGCGGCCGTGCTGGGGATTGCCGCCGCGATCACTGGTCGCGGATTGCGGCTCGATCGGTCGATCGAGAGTATGTTCGCGCCGGACGATCCACTGCTCGTGCCCTATCACCGGCTCCAGCGGACATTTGGCGAGTACGAAGTGGTGCTGGCGATGTACGCCGACGAGAAGCTGGCGACGCCCGAGGGAATCGAGCGCGTGAAGAACGTGCAGGAGCAACTCAACAAGGTGCCAGGCGTGGCGGCGACGGTGTCGCTGCACGATGTGCCGGGCGGAACGACCTTCGAGGCGAGCGAACTGGGCGACCGGTATCGAGAAGTTTTCTCTGGCTACACGCATAACGAAGAACTAACGGCGGCGGGCGTGATTTGCTTGGTCGAGCGCCCCGGGCCCGAGAAGCCGTCGCGGCGGGTGACGCTGCGAGGCATGCGCGACGTCGTCGCCGAGTTGCCGCGCGGAGCGCTCGTCGGCGAGCCGGTGTTGATCGAAGAGGCATTCGACCTGCTCGAGCAGGATGGCCGACGGCTCAACACCTGGTGCACGCTGCTGGTGATGCTGACGATCTTGGCCTGCTTCCGCAGTCCCATTTGGCTGCTGTTGCCGCTCGGGGTCGTGCAACTGACGTTGGCGCTCACCGATGCAGTGCTGGTGCTGAGCGGGCTGGAACTCAGCATGGTCAGTTCGATGCTCGGCGCGATTGTCACCGTGGTCGGCGTTGCGTCCGTGGTGCATGTGCTGGTGCATTACCTAGATGAACGCCGCGACGGACATGGGCGCCGGCGAGCGCTGTTCAACACGATCGATCAACTCGCAGCGCCGGTGTCGATAGCGATCTTCACCGATGCGGCCGGCTTTGCGGCGCTGATGGTCTCGAAGGTCGGGCCGGTGCACGATTTCGGGCTGATGATGGCGATCGGCAGTTTGCTCGTGTTGCCGTCGTGCATTTTGTTGACGCCGGGGCTTGTTTGGTTGAGCGACTATCAACAGAAGCCGCAGACGCCGAGCGATGAACTCGCGCTGGGACGTTGGTTGAACGTCCTGCTCAATTGGTCTTCGACGCATATTCGCTGGCTGGCGGCAGGGGCGGTGGTGCTCGTTGCCGTGTCGATGTGGGGTTCGAACCGGTTGGTCCACGAGACCGACTTTACGAAGAACTTCCGCGCGGATAGCGAAATCAACCGCGCCTACGGTTTCGTCGAGTCGGAGTTTGGCGGGGCCGGCGTGTGGGACCTCATGATTCCAGTGCCGCAGGAGAATGGTGCACGCACAACGAAGCCGCCAAGGATCGACGCTAACCTTTACGTTCAGGTGTTGAACCTCGAGGGCGAACTTCAATCGCAGACCCCTGAACTCAGTAAGGCGATTTCGCTGTCCGACACGCTAGCTGCGGGCGTGGGGGGAGCTTCCGGGCTGGCTAGTACGGGGGACTTCGCGCTGCGTATGGGATTGGGGGCGGCTCGCGCTCGAATGCCTCAGTTCGTCGACGCGCTCTTTCAGGATGACCCGCAAGATGGCCGCTGGTGGCTCCATGTCTTGCTGCGAGCGCCGGAGCAACTGAGTGCAGATGAGAAGGCGTCGATGATCGAACAGGTGCGCACGATCACGCAGGATGAATTCCCCGATGCGGAGGTTACCGGATACTACGTCCTCATGACGCGGCTGATCGAGAGCGTGCTTGCCGATCAGTGGAAGGCTTTCATCGTGGCGACGATCGTGGTGTTGGCGATGATGATTGTCGCGATCCGCGACATTCGCCTCACGGCGGTGACGATGTTCCCCAACATATTCCCCTCACTGATCTTGTTTGGCGTGATGGGGATCTTGGGGCTGAAGGTGAATATGGGCGCCGCGATGATCGCCGCGGTGTCGATTGGCATGTCGGTTGATAGTTCGATTCACTACACGATGTTCTACCAGCGGTTGCGGCGCGAAGGGCTGTCGTGCAATGCGGCGCTCGCGAAGTCGCAGAGTTCCGTAGGTCGGGCGGCGGTTTACTCGACGCTCGCGCTGACCGTCGGCTTTGCCACGCTGGGGGTGAGCGACTTTGTGCCGACGATTTACTTTGGCGTGCTGGTGAGCCTGTCGATGATTGGCGGGTTGATTGGGAACTTGCTCATTTTGCCGGTGTTGATTCGGCTGGTGGATGGGGATCAAGCGGCGGCGGAGGGGGTTGGAGCTTGA